From the Leishmania donovani BPK282A1 complete genome, chromosome 30 genome, one window contains:
- a CDS encoding co-chaperone GrpE, putative produces the protein MRALSLRTGLVARASAVAYTSQRWCSADAKSEKRAEEEKEAPSTGTEEVVSAAAVKQLEKELDASKAKIEELKKEILYRAADAENARRIGREDVEKAKLYGISSFGKDMLEVADTLEKGVEAFSAFSEAELNENKILCSIFTGVKLSHKVLLKNLSKHGIEKMGVTVGTKFDPNLHDALVSTSATETAPADTISNVLKDGYTLKSRVLRAAQVSVSQHP, from the coding sequence ATGAGAGCTCTGTCGCTGCGAACAGGACTTGTCGCTCGTGCTTCTGCGGTGGCGTACACTAGTCAGCGCTGGTGCTCTGCTGACGCCAAGTCTGAGAAACGTgctgaggaggagaaagaagcACCATCGACTGGCACCGAGGAGGTCgtgtccgctgccgctgtcaaGCAGCTGGAGAAAGAGCTTGATGCGTCCAAGGCCAAGATTGAGGAACTCAAGAAGGAGATCCTGTACCGCGCAGCGGATGCTGAAAacgcgcgccgcatcggccgCGAGGACGTGGAGAAGGCAAAGCTTTACGGCATCAGCTCATTTGGCAAGGATATGCTGGAAGTTGCAGACACGCTTGAGAAGGGCGTCGAGGCGTTTTCTGCCTTTTCAGAGGCTGAGCTGAATGAAAACAAGATTCTGTGCTCCATTTTCACTGGCGTCAAGCTCTCGCACAAAGTTCTCCTCAAGAACCTCAGCAAACACGGCATTGAGAAGATGGGCGTCACGGTAGGTACAAAGTTCGACCCCAACCTGCATGATGCGCTTGTGAGCACTTCGGCCACTGAGACGGCTCCTGCCGACACAATCTCCAATGTTTTGAAGGATGGTTACACTCTCAAGAGCCGTGTTCTTCGTGCAGCTCAGGTCAGCGTTTCCCAACATCCGTAA
- a CDS encoding co-chaperone, GrpE, putative — translation MYRRVGANVAPLLCSHCVAQRKCCTEENTAGLSVAELKGKYEVLRAELCDSKRQIQKLRSENLYAAASCENIRKTTQEQSKQAHNDAVRSFARDMLDVCDALQVVTKKAVKYTQRNSSIPKSEAAVLAGVMLTEEVALKVLKRYGVTQMHTEVGATFDEEKEEKLFTVPSTPSLKEGSVAEIVKNGYDMNGSVLRRAQVGLSEDP, via the coding sequence ATGTACAGACGAGTCGGCGCAAACGTggcgcctctcctctgctcACATTGCGTAGCACAAAGGAAATGCTGTACAGAAGAAAACACCGCTGGCTTGTCTGTTGCGGAGCTCAAGGGCAAGTACGAAGTCTTGAGAGCAGAACTTTGCGACAGCAAAAGGCAGATTCAGAAACTTCGATCGGAGAACCTGTACGCTGCTGCTTCATGTGAAAACATTCGGAAGACTACGCAGGAGCAATCAAAGCAGGCGCATAATGACGCAGTCAGATCTTTTGCACGCGATATGCTGGATGTTTGCGATGCCCTGCAAGTGGTCACAAAAAAAGCAGTGAAGTACACGCAGAGAAATTCTTCCATACCTAAAAGCGAGGCTGCGGTCCTCGCTGGTGTGATGCTGACAGAGGAAGTTGCGCTGAAGGTTCTGAAGCGGTATGGAGTGACGCAAATGCACACCGAGGTCGGCGCCACCTTTGACgaggaaaaggaagagaagctCTTTACAGTTCCATCTACACCTTCTCTTAAAGAAGGCAGTGTTGCCGAGATTGTCAAAAACGGATACGACATGAACGGGTCAGTTTTGCGACGTGCTCAAGTTGGGCTGAGTGAGGACCCCTAA